One Aegilops tauschii subsp. strangulata cultivar AL8/78 chromosome 7, Aet v6.0, whole genome shotgun sequence genomic window carries:
- the LOC109742830 gene encoding wall-associated receptor kinase 5 isoform X1: MALSWMYRHHTHARALHVRTSRRTSRAAPAPNRRSVERTTGGRSGVRRCWPELMDPKAAARRRKANSGRFLAGVDTAAPSSAGRAGRRRGQASGTDVVFIPLAKVLLLAEDNSTVNACATYCPPAPGKGQPFQFPLSKDCSGIGCCSAAIPKGYTSYSIQVQPPGNVSEFDADSSVYIAEEGSYNVTRLIFETVNTLPVLLDWVISNSTCGKELLGTPTSGCRSSSSSCQNYTSFAYKGYRCRCSAGYQGNPYVVDGCQDIDECAHWELHSCYGTCINMPGAFRCQCPDETYGNPFMKGGCIKNKKSSQGLSIGLVASGGSILVLLAFGAPFVTRKIKQQKAKKRKDKFFKQNHGLLFQQLVSQRADMGERMIITLAELEKATNNFDKTREVGGGGHGIVYKGILDLQVVAIKKSKIIVQREIDDFINEVAILSQINHRNVVKLIGCCLEAEVPLLVYEFISNGTLEHHLHVEGSVSLSWNDRLRIALEISTALAYLHSAASIPVYHRDIKSANILLDESLTAKVSDFGASKFIPIDQTGVTTAVQGTIGYLDPMYYYTGRLTDKSDVFSFGVLLVELLTRKRPLAYDSVDGDSLVLHFASLVTGSVLADLLDPQVMEEEDGEVQEVAALAAKCVRLNGEDRPAMREVEMTLENLRIKRKQAARDAKSRRYDDDGQFSIDDTATEGDTEEPSGEYTVEERILLSERYPR, translated from the exons ATGGCGCTATCGTGGATGTACCGTCATCACACACACGCACGTGCACTGCACGTGAGGACATCTCGTCGAACATCTCGCGCGGCGCCGGCGCCAAATCGGCGCTCGGTGGAGAGAACTACCGGTGGGAGGAGCGGCGTGCGGCGATGCTGGCCAGAACTCATGGATCCCAAGGCCGCCGCCCGCCGCAGGAAGGCAAACTCCGGCCGCTTCCTGGCTGGTGTGGACACGGCGGCGCCTAGCTCTGCCGGGCGAGCCGGTCGGCGGAGAGGGCAGGCCAGCGGCACCGACGTCGTCTTCATCCCATTGGCAAAG GTCCTCCTCCTCGCGGAGGACAACAGCACCGTCAACGCCTGTGCCACTTACTGCCCACCGGCCCCAGGAAAGGGCCAGCCTTTTCAGTTCCCCTTGAGCAAGGATTGCTCCGGCATTGGCTGCTGCAGTGCTGCCATCCCCAAAGGCTACACCTCTTACAGCATCCAGGTCCAGCCCCCTGGCAATGTTTCTGAATTCGATGCAGACTCTTCAGTCTACATAGCCGAGGAAGGCTCCTATAATGTCACGCGCCTGATATTCGAAACTGTAAACACTCTTCCAGTCTTGCTGGACTGGGTGATCAGCAACTCAACATGTGGCAAGGAGCTTCTTGGCACGCCTACATCTGGGTGccgtagcagcagcagctcctgtCAGAACTATACGAGCTTTGCTTACAAAGGGTACCGCTGTCGCTGCTCTGCTGGCTATCAAGGCAACCCTTATGTTGTGGATGGATGCCAAG ACATTGATGAGTGTGCGCACTGGGAACTCCACTCATGCTACGGAACCTGCATAAATATGCCTGGAGCGTTTCGCTGCCAATGCCCTGATGAGACCTACGGGAATCCCTTCATGAAAGGGGGGTGCATCAAGAACAAGAAATCCTCTCAAG GTTTAAGCATAGGCCTAGTAGCCAGTGGTGGGTCAATTCTTGTGCTTCTGGCTTTTGGTGCTCCCTTTGTGACACGTAAGATCAAGCAAcagaaggccaaaaaaagaaaagacaaGTTTTTCAAGCAAAATCATGGGTTGCTATTTCAGCAGTTAGTATCACAAAGAGCTGATATGGGTGAACGAATGATCATCACCCTAGCAGAGCTAGAGAAGGCCACAAACAATTTTGACAAAACTCGTGAGGTTGGCGGTGGAGGACATGGCATTGTGTATAAAGGCATTCTGGATCTACAAGTTGTAGCCATCAAGAAATCAAAGATTATCGTACAGAGAGAAATCGATGACTTTATTAATGAGGTTGCAATTCTTTCCCAAATCAACCATAGGAATGTCGTAAAGCTTATTGGATGTTGTCTCGAGGCAGAAGTCCCATTGTTGGTTTATGAGTTCATTTCAAATGGAACTCTTGAGCATCATCTGCACGTAGAAGGATCGGTATCACTCTCATGGAACGACCGGTTGAGGATTGCACTTGAGATCTCTACAGCTCTGGCCTATCTACATTCAGCTGCTTCAATACCAGTGTATCACAGAGATATTAAGTCCGCCAACATACTTCTTGACGAAAGCTTAACAGCCAAGGTATCAGACTTTGGGGCTTCAAAGTTTATTCCTATTGATCAAACGGGGGTGACTACTGCGGTTCAAGGAACCATTGGCTACTTGGATCCCATGTACTATTACACTGGCCGTCTAACAGACAAGAGCGATGTCTTCAGCTTTGGCGTGCTTCTCGTAGAACTGCTTACCAGGAAGAGGCCACTCGCCTATGATTCTGTGGATGGCGATAGTCTTGTTCTGCATTTTGCCTCGCTGGTTACGGGAAGCGTGCTGGCTGACTTGCTGGATCCTCAGGTCATGGAAGAGGAAGACGGAGAGGTCCAGGAGGTAGCTGCGCTGGCAGCAAAGTGCGTGAGGTTGAACGGAGAAGACCGGCCGGCGATGAGAGAAGTCGAGATGACGCTCGAAAACCTGCGGATCAAGAGGAAGCAAGCTGCGCGTGATGCAAAATCTAGGAGGTATGATGATGATGGCCAATTCTCTATCGACGACACGGCAACTGAAGGGGACACCGAGGAGCCAAGTGGGGAGTACACCGTGGAAGAGCGAATCTtgttgtcggagaggtatcctCGATGA
- the LOC109742830 gene encoding wall-associated receptor kinase 3 isoform X3: MPGAFRCQCPDETYGNPFMKGGCIKNKKSSQGLSIGLVASGGSILVLLAFGAPFVTRKIKQQKAKKRKDKFFKQNHGLLFQQLVSQRADMGERMIITLAELEKATNNFDKTREVGGGGHGIVYKGILDLQVVAIKKSKIIVQREIDDFINEVAILSQINHRNVVKLIGCCLEAEVPLLVYEFISNGTLEHHLHVEGSVSLSWNDRLRIALEISTALAYLHSAASIPVYHRDIKSANILLDESLTAKVSDFGASKFIPIDQTGVTTAVQGTIGYLDPMYYYTGRLTDKSDVFSFGVLLVELLTRKRPLAYDSVDGDSLVLHFASLVTGSVLADLLDPQVMEEEDGEVQEVAALAAKCVRLNGEDRPAMREVEMTLENLRIKRKQAARDAKSRRYDDDGQFSIDDTATEGDTEEPSGEYTVEERILLSERYPR; encoded by the exons ATGCCTGGAGCGTTTCGCTGCCAATGCCCTGATGAGACCTACGGGAATCCCTTCATGAAAGGGGGGTGCATCAAGAACAAGAAATCCTCTCAAG GTTTAAGCATAGGCCTAGTAGCCAGTGGTGGGTCAATTCTTGTGCTTCTGGCTTTTGGTGCTCCCTTTGTGACACGTAAGATCAAGCAAcagaaggccaaaaaaagaaaagacaaGTTTTTCAAGCAAAATCATGGGTTGCTATTTCAGCAGTTAGTATCACAAAGAGCTGATATGGGTGAACGAATGATCATCACCCTAGCAGAGCTAGAGAAGGCCACAAACAATTTTGACAAAACTCGTGAGGTTGGCGGTGGAGGACATGGCATTGTGTATAAAGGCATTCTGGATCTACAAGTTGTAGCCATCAAGAAATCAAAGATTATCGTACAGAGAGAAATCGATGACTTTATTAATGAGGTTGCAATTCTTTCCCAAATCAACCATAGGAATGTCGTAAAGCTTATTGGATGTTGTCTCGAGGCAGAAGTCCCATTGTTGGTTTATGAGTTCATTTCAAATGGAACTCTTGAGCATCATCTGCACGTAGAAGGATCGGTATCACTCTCATGGAACGACCGGTTGAGGATTGCACTTGAGATCTCTACAGCTCTGGCCTATCTACATTCAGCTGCTTCAATACCAGTGTATCACAGAGATATTAAGTCCGCCAACATACTTCTTGACGAAAGCTTAACAGCCAAGGTATCAGACTTTGGGGCTTCAAAGTTTATTCCTATTGATCAAACGGGGGTGACTACTGCGGTTCAAGGAACCATTGGCTACTTGGATCCCATGTACTATTACACTGGCCGTCTAACAGACAAGAGCGATGTCTTCAGCTTTGGCGTGCTTCTCGTAGAACTGCTTACCAGGAAGAGGCCACTCGCCTATGATTCTGTGGATGGCGATAGTCTTGTTCTGCATTTTGCCTCGCTGGTTACGGGAAGCGTGCTGGCTGACTTGCTGGATCCTCAGGTCATGGAAGAGGAAGACGGAGAGGTCCAGGAGGTAGCTGCGCTGGCAGCAAAGTGCGTGAGGTTGAACGGAGAAGACCGGCCGGCGATGAGAGAAGTCGAGATGACGCTCGAAAACCTGCGGATCAAGAGGAAGCAAGCTGCGCGTGATGCAAAATCTAGGAGGTATGATGATGATGGCCAATTCTCTATCGACGACACGGCAACTGAAGGGGACACCGAGGAGCCAAGTGGGGAGTACACCGTGGAAGAGCGAATCTtgttgtcggagaggtatcctCGATGA
- the LOC109742830 gene encoding wall-associated receptor kinase 3 isoform X2 produces the protein MALSWMYRHHTHARALHVRTSRRTSRAAPAPNRRSVERTTGGRSGVRRCWPELMDPKAAARRRKANSGRFLAGVDTAAPSSAGRAGRRRGQASGTDVVFIPLAKQRPGPPPRGGQQHRQRLCHLLPTGPRKGPAFSVPLEQGLLRHWLLQCCHPQRLHLLQHPVLLDWVISNSTCGKELLGTPTSGCRSSSSSCQNYTSFAYKGYRCRCSAGYQGNPYVVDGCQDIDECAHWELHSCYGTCINMPGAFRCQCPDETYGNPFMKGGCIKNKKSSQGLSIGLVASGGSILVLLAFGAPFVTRKIKQQKAKKRKDKFFKQNHGLLFQQLVSQRADMGERMIITLAELEKATNNFDKTREVGGGGHGIVYKGILDLQVVAIKKSKIIVQREIDDFINEVAILSQINHRNVVKLIGCCLEAEVPLLVYEFISNGTLEHHLHVEGSVSLSWNDRLRIALEISTALAYLHSAASIPVYHRDIKSANILLDESLTAKVSDFGASKFIPIDQTGVTTAVQGTIGYLDPMYYYTGRLTDKSDVFSFGVLLVELLTRKRPLAYDSVDGDSLVLHFASLVTGSVLADLLDPQVMEEEDGEVQEVAALAAKCVRLNGEDRPAMREVEMTLENLRIKRKQAARDAKSRRYDDDGQFSIDDTATEGDTEEPSGEYTVEERILLSERYPR, from the exons ATGGCGCTATCGTGGATGTACCGTCATCACACACACGCACGTGCACTGCACGTGAGGACATCTCGTCGAACATCTCGCGCGGCGCCGGCGCCAAATCGGCGCTCGGTGGAGAGAACTACCGGTGGGAGGAGCGGCGTGCGGCGATGCTGGCCAGAACTCATGGATCCCAAGGCCGCCGCCCGCCGCAGGAAGGCAAACTCCGGCCGCTTCCTGGCTGGTGTGGACACGGCGGCGCCTAGCTCTGCCGGGCGAGCCGGTCGGCGGAGAGGGCAGGCCAGCGGCACCGACGTCGTCTTCATCCCATTGGCAAAG CAACGTCCAGGTCCTCCTCCTCGCGGAGGACAACAGCACCGTCAACGCCTGTGCCACTTACTGCCCACCGGCCCCAGGAAAGGGCCAGCCTTTTCAGTTCCCCTTGAGCAAGGATTGCTCCGGCATTGGCTGCTGCAGTGCTGCCATCCCCAAAGGCTACACCTCTTACAGCATCCAG TCTTGCTGGACTGGGTGATCAGCAACTCAACATGTGGCAAGGAGCTTCTTGGCACGCCTACATCTGGGTGccgtagcagcagcagctcctgtCAGAACTATACGAGCTTTGCTTACAAAGGGTACCGCTGTCGCTGCTCTGCTGGCTATCAAGGCAACCCTTATGTTGTGGATGGATGCCAAG ACATTGATGAGTGTGCGCACTGGGAACTCCACTCATGCTACGGAACCTGCATAAATATGCCTGGAGCGTTTCGCTGCCAATGCCCTGATGAGACCTACGGGAATCCCTTCATGAAAGGGGGGTGCATCAAGAACAAGAAATCCTCTCAAG GTTTAAGCATAGGCCTAGTAGCCAGTGGTGGGTCAATTCTTGTGCTTCTGGCTTTTGGTGCTCCCTTTGTGACACGTAAGATCAAGCAAcagaaggccaaaaaaagaaaagacaaGTTTTTCAAGCAAAATCATGGGTTGCTATTTCAGCAGTTAGTATCACAAAGAGCTGATATGGGTGAACGAATGATCATCACCCTAGCAGAGCTAGAGAAGGCCACAAACAATTTTGACAAAACTCGTGAGGTTGGCGGTGGAGGACATGGCATTGTGTATAAAGGCATTCTGGATCTACAAGTTGTAGCCATCAAGAAATCAAAGATTATCGTACAGAGAGAAATCGATGACTTTATTAATGAGGTTGCAATTCTTTCCCAAATCAACCATAGGAATGTCGTAAAGCTTATTGGATGTTGTCTCGAGGCAGAAGTCCCATTGTTGGTTTATGAGTTCATTTCAAATGGAACTCTTGAGCATCATCTGCACGTAGAAGGATCGGTATCACTCTCATGGAACGACCGGTTGAGGATTGCACTTGAGATCTCTACAGCTCTGGCCTATCTACATTCAGCTGCTTCAATACCAGTGTATCACAGAGATATTAAGTCCGCCAACATACTTCTTGACGAAAGCTTAACAGCCAAGGTATCAGACTTTGGGGCTTCAAAGTTTATTCCTATTGATCAAACGGGGGTGACTACTGCGGTTCAAGGAACCATTGGCTACTTGGATCCCATGTACTATTACACTGGCCGTCTAACAGACAAGAGCGATGTCTTCAGCTTTGGCGTGCTTCTCGTAGAACTGCTTACCAGGAAGAGGCCACTCGCCTATGATTCTGTGGATGGCGATAGTCTTGTTCTGCATTTTGCCTCGCTGGTTACGGGAAGCGTGCTGGCTGACTTGCTGGATCCTCAGGTCATGGAAGAGGAAGACGGAGAGGTCCAGGAGGTAGCTGCGCTGGCAGCAAAGTGCGTGAGGTTGAACGGAGAAGACCGGCCGGCGATGAGAGAAGTCGAGATGACGCTCGAAAACCTGCGGATCAAGAGGAAGCAAGCTGCGCGTGATGCAAAATCTAGGAGGTATGATGATGATGGCCAATTCTCTATCGACGACACGGCAACTGAAGGGGACACCGAGGAGCCAAGTGGGGAGTACACCGTGGAAGAGCGAATCTtgttgtcggagaggtatcctCGATGA